One segment of Cerasicoccus sp. TK19100 DNA contains the following:
- a CDS encoding SOS response-associated peptidase: MCGRYTLTNVEAKLTKMLRLQQLAGLKARYNIAPTQPIAAVRANEQSGEREWAIFSWGLVPFWAKEPSIAHKMLNARAETAAGKPAFRGPMRHHRCLIPADGFYEWKGRAGQKQPFYFRRRDHEPFCFAGLFDHWGSPDGSEIESATILTTSANDFMKPVHHRMPVIIQPKDYDRWMDPKIQRSDAVADLLHAPPEDFFIREPVTPLVNNVRNEVPECIMPTVEPPEPPAQMGFGF; encoded by the coding sequence ATGTGCGGACGCTACACGCTCACCAATGTCGAGGCCAAGCTAACCAAGATGCTCAGGCTGCAACAGCTTGCGGGGCTGAAAGCGCGCTATAACATCGCGCCCACGCAGCCGATTGCCGCCGTCCGCGCCAATGAACAATCCGGCGAACGCGAGTGGGCGATTTTCAGTTGGGGCCTGGTTCCGTTTTGGGCCAAAGAGCCGTCCATCGCGCACAAGATGCTCAACGCCCGCGCGGAAACCGCCGCTGGCAAACCAGCCTTTCGCGGGCCTATGCGCCACCATCGCTGTCTGATCCCCGCCGATGGCTTTTACGAGTGGAAGGGCCGCGCCGGACAGAAGCAGCCGTTTTATTTCCGTCGACGTGATCACGAGCCGTTTTGCTTTGCGGGCCTATTTGACCACTGGGGCTCGCCGGATGGCTCGGAAATCGAGTCGGCCACGATTCTGACAACTTCCGCTAACGACTTCATGAAGCCGGTGCATCACCGAATGCCGGTCATCATCCAGCCGAAGGACTATGATCGCTGGATGGACCCCAAAATCCAGCGCTCCGACGCCGTAGCGGACTTGCTGCATGCGCCGCCGGAAGACTTCTTTATCCGCGAACCGGTTACGCCGCTGGTCAACAACGTAAGAAACGAAGTCCCCGAGTGCATCATGCCGACCGTGGAGCCACCCGAGCCGCCAGCGCAGATGGGCTTTGGTTTTTAG
- a CDS encoding 23S rRNA (pseudouridine(1915)-N(3))-methyltransferase RlmH encodes MFRLTLLVVGKMKNRHLKALCDDFSGRLQRQAKLEIIELKDAGIDAESERILATIQARPEALVWAMAEEGRTMSSVSLAKEISQLQGRELLMVIGGPYGLSDAVKHQASRLIALSPMTFTHEMARYLLLEQLYRGVSIIAGSKYHHE; translated from the coding sequence ATGTTTCGGCTGACGCTGCTGGTGGTGGGGAAAATGAAAAACCGCCACCTGAAGGCATTGTGCGACGACTTTTCCGGCCGTTTACAGCGTCAGGCCAAGCTGGAAATCATCGAACTGAAGGACGCCGGTATCGACGCCGAGAGCGAGCGTATCCTGGCGACGATTCAGGCGCGTCCCGAGGCCTTGGTTTGGGCCATGGCGGAGGAGGGGCGGACGATGAGCTCGGTCTCTTTGGCCAAAGAAATAAGCCAGCTCCAGGGGCGCGAGCTGCTTATGGTGATCGGTGGCCCCTATGGGCTTTCTGATGCGGTTAAGCACCAGGCCAGTCGCCTGATCGCGCTTTCACCCATGACCTTCACGCACGAGATGGCGCGCTATCTGTTGCTGGAGCAGCTGTATCGTGGCGTGTCGATCATTGCCGGCTCGAAGTACCACCACGAGTGA
- a CDS encoding iron-sulfur cluster assembly protein — translation MVNETLYLVRDCPATLIPAGDAVTLAKGSPVNVNQALGGSVTVSAPNGMFRIARENFSALGEEAQEWLAKELTGESANEELDGPFSEDHVWAVLRNCFDPEIPVNIVDLGLIYDLKIEEGDAGKYQVSAQMTLTAQGCGMGPVIAADAKEKIESLPDVEFAEVNIVWDPPWNPKMISEAGKMKLGLK, via the coding sequence ATGGTTAACGAAACTCTTTATCTGGTCCGCGATTGCCCCGCCACGCTCATTCCTGCGGGTGATGCCGTTACGCTGGCCAAGGGCAGCCCCGTAAACGTCAACCAGGCCCTCGGCGGCTCGGTGACCGTCTCCGCGCCTAACGGCATGTTCCGAATCGCCCGGGAAAACTTCTCGGCACTCGGCGAAGAAGCGCAAGAGTGGCTGGCGAAAGAGTTGACCGGTGAGTCGGCCAACGAAGAGCTCGACGGCCCCTTTAGCGAGGACCACGTCTGGGCCGTTTTGCGCAACTGTTTCGACCCGGAAATCCCAGTCAATATCGTGGATCTGGGCCTCATTTACGACCTCAAGATTGAAGAGGGCGATGCCGGCAAATACCAGGTATCCGCGCAAATGACCCTTACGGCGCAAGGCTGCGGCATGGGCCCGGTTATTGCCGCCGATGCAAAGGAGAAAATCGAGAGCCTGCCCGACGTCGAATTTGCCGAAGTGAACATTGTCTGGGATCCGCCCTGGAACCCCAAGATGATCTCCGAAGCCGGCAAAATGAAACTCGGCTTGAAGTAG
- the sppA gene encoding signal peptide peptidase SppA, which produces MKDFFKILLGNLAAQAIVVAMMLFGSVAFLFLILMSGSTKPVEISNESVLVIDLWANISDAPQTETLNEAISQAIDGSYIPNYYLLELIDAIEAAADDNKIDAIFLHGSLLPVGYGSGLGVLSEVREALEAFKATGKPVYAYVVDPTMKDFYLMSVANEIYMNPFGLISLNGLAAEGVYLGDAFKKYGIGVQATKVGKYKSAVEPFTGNKMSAADREQLTVLIDDLWDVILSDISETRGVDAANIAAKTDSQGFFIAEQAKEIGLIDRVAYFDEVITALAEKHAKDRENDTFRQIAMSDYILRHGFRAEGAPMWTSSPQIAVVYAEGEIVDGEGYPDQVGGDSLSRWIRQLRNDDEVAAIVLRVNSPGGSAVASELIQREVREARKVKPVVISMGSMAASGGYWISAYADQIFADSSTITGSIGVFGLVPNFKELANDHGITFDGVKTSTYADLFTVSRPKTPEEMALIQQFTDHLYDEFISKVSEGRDLPIENVREIAQGRVWSGEDALEIGLVDQIGGLTDAIHFAVEAADVGDDWVVTQVPEPHTLAQTISELLSQAPGAPPVVKAPKQDLITATLRRLHEEMATLRSFNDPRNVYARLPFSLEIQ; this is translated from the coding sequence ATGAAAGACTTTTTCAAGATCCTTCTCGGCAACCTCGCGGCGCAGGCAATCGTCGTTGCCATGATGCTTTTCGGCTCGGTGGCGTTTTTGTTCCTCATTTTGATGAGCGGCTCCACCAAGCCGGTCGAAATCAGCAACGAATCCGTCCTGGTCATCGATTTGTGGGCCAATATCAGTGACGCCCCGCAAACGGAAACGCTCAACGAGGCCATTAGCCAGGCCATCGACGGCAGCTACATTCCGAACTACTATTTGCTGGAGCTGATCGACGCCATCGAGGCCGCTGCGGACGACAACAAGATCGACGCCATCTTCCTACATGGCAGCTTGTTGCCGGTGGGATACGGCTCGGGCCTCGGCGTGCTTTCCGAAGTGCGTGAGGCGCTGGAGGCCTTTAAGGCAACGGGGAAGCCGGTCTATGCCTATGTGGTCGACCCGACGATGAAGGATTTTTACCTGATGTCGGTCGCCAATGAGATTTACATGAACCCCTTTGGGTTGATCAGCCTGAACGGTCTGGCGGCGGAAGGCGTGTATCTGGGAGACGCATTTAAAAAATACGGCATCGGCGTGCAGGCGACCAAGGTGGGCAAGTACAAATCGGCCGTGGAGCCCTTTACCGGCAACAAAATGAGCGCTGCCGACCGCGAGCAGCTAACGGTGCTGATCGATGACCTCTGGGACGTCATCTTGTCGGATATTTCGGAAACGCGAGGCGTCGATGCAGCAAATATTGCCGCAAAAACAGACTCACAAGGATTTTTCATTGCGGAGCAGGCCAAGGAAATCGGCCTGATTGACCGTGTCGCTTATTTCGATGAAGTCATCACCGCGTTGGCCGAAAAACACGCCAAGGATCGCGAAAATGATACCTTCCGCCAGATTGCAATGAGCGACTACATCCTGCGCCACGGATTCCGCGCCGAGGGCGCTCCCATGTGGACCAGCAGTCCGCAGATTGCCGTGGTGTATGCCGAGGGCGAGATCGTCGATGGCGAGGGGTATCCGGACCAAGTTGGCGGCGACAGCCTGTCGCGCTGGATTCGCCAGTTGCGCAACGACGACGAAGTCGCCGCAATCGTGTTGCGCGTCAACAGCCCGGGCGGCAGTGCGGTGGCCTCAGAGCTGATCCAGCGAGAGGTCCGCGAGGCGCGTAAGGTGAAGCCAGTGGTCATTTCCATGGGCTCAATGGCGGCCAGTGGCGGCTACTGGATATCAGCCTATGCCGACCAGATTTTTGCCGATTCCTCGACGATCACCGGGTCCATTGGCGTTTTTGGCCTCGTGCCCAATTTCAAGGAGCTGGCCAACGATCACGGCATCACTTTCGACGGCGTTAAGACTAGCACTTACGCGGATCTATTTACCGTTTCCCGCCCCAAAACACCGGAGGAAATGGCGCTCATCCAGCAGTTCACCGATCACCTTTACGACGAGTTCATTTCCAAAGTATCTGAGGGCCGCGACCTGCCCATCGAGAATGTGCGCGAGATCGCCCAAGGCCGTGTTTGGAGCGGCGAAGATGCGCTGGAGATCGGGCTGGTGGACCAGATTGGCGGACTAACGGATGCGATTCACTTTGCAGTTGAAGCCGCCGACGTTGGCGATGATTGGGTGGTGACTCAAGTCCCCGAGCCTCACACGCTAGCGCAGACCATCAGCGAACTGCTTAGCCAAGCCCCCGGCGCGCCGCCAGTGGTTAAAGCGCCTAAGCAGGACTTGATTACCGCAACGCTGCGCCGTTTGCACGAAGAAATGGCAACCCTGCGCTCGTTCAACGACCCACGCAATGTCTACGCCCGCCTACCGTTCTCACTCGAGATTCAGTAG
- a CDS encoding ABC transporter ATP-binding protein — protein MNVIWRVSQYLFRYPVLFAVTLGLAVAMTGLQIWIPKQIQNILQDVESEGTLNQLWVGVGIIALLYFGSELANGLRITVNNILEQRVLKDMRMEIHRKLLSLPVSFYDQRKSGEISSRVIEDVNNVERALLDGTEIGTRALVMLVGVTIFLFMENSFLAWFVFLPVPTLLILGYFYAKQGRKFWKPVREASGDLNSLLVEDIQGNRLIQTFGLQEREGKRFDQRAETLRTRLLAAMFRWAAYNPGTNFITNLGSVSVIGVGGYLILSGNSEFGFPTMVAFLMWANMIYMPIGQLHQLNHLMVAGKASGERVFEILDAPIDVEDPEQPKPFPGGLLEIDFRNVTFQYPERPPVLKDFQLTIEPGKVTALVGHTGAGKSTIANLAMRAYDATEGVVTINGTDIREFSLNDLHQQIGHVAQDPFLFEGTVRENLLLAKENATDEEIEHALRGSSAWEFVQKMPDKIDTNIGEKGIRLSQGEKQRLTIARVLLKNPPLVILDEATASVDTITERQIQQALENLMSERTVLVIAHRLSTIRKADQIVVLENGGILEKGTHDELLLNDGRYANLWLHQVDVIQEYEDEEFARSRP, from the coding sequence CAGAACATTTTGCAGGATGTGGAGTCCGAAGGCACCCTGAACCAACTCTGGGTTGGGGTGGGGATCATTGCGCTGCTTTACTTTGGCAGTGAGCTCGCCAACGGCCTGCGCATCACCGTAAACAACATCCTTGAGCAACGCGTGCTGAAGGACATGCGCATGGAAATCCACCGCAAGCTGCTGAGCCTGCCGGTTTCCTTCTACGACCAGCGCAAGAGCGGCGAAATTTCCTCACGCGTGATTGAAGACGTTAACAACGTCGAACGCGCGCTGCTCGACGGCACGGAAATCGGCACCCGCGCGCTGGTGATGCTCGTCGGCGTGACGATTTTTCTGTTCATGGAGAACTCCTTTTTGGCGTGGTTTGTATTCTTGCCGGTGCCGACGTTGCTGATCCTTGGCTACTTCTACGCCAAGCAAGGGCGCAAATTCTGGAAACCAGTCCGCGAGGCCTCGGGTGATCTGAATTCGCTGCTGGTGGAAGACATTCAGGGCAACCGCCTGATCCAGACTTTCGGCCTCCAAGAGCGCGAGGGCAAACGCTTTGACCAACGCGCCGAAACGCTGCGCACCCGTCTGCTGGCGGCAATGTTCCGCTGGGCCGCCTACAATCCTGGCACGAATTTCATTACCAACTTGGGCTCCGTGAGCGTCATCGGGGTAGGGGGCTATTTAATCCTCTCAGGCAACAGCGAGTTCGGCTTTCCGACGATGGTGGCCTTCCTCATGTGGGCGAATATGATCTACATGCCCATCGGCCAGCTGCACCAGCTCAACCACCTGATGGTCGCGGGTAAGGCCAGCGGCGAGCGCGTGTTCGAGATACTCGATGCGCCGATCGATGTCGAAGACCCCGAGCAGCCCAAGCCATTCCCCGGCGGTCTGCTGGAGATCGATTTCCGCAACGTGACCTTCCAATACCCGGAGCGTCCGCCGGTGCTCAAGGACTTCCAGCTGACCATCGAGCCGGGCAAAGTCACCGCGCTCGTGGGCCACACCGGCGCGGGCAAGAGCACGATTGCCAACCTGGCCATGCGCGCCTACGACGCCACCGAAGGCGTCGTGACGATCAACGGCACGGACATTCGGGAGTTTTCACTGAACGACCTGCACCAGCAAATCGGACACGTCGCGCAGGATCCGTTTTTGTTCGAGGGCACGGTTCGCGAGAACCTGCTGCTCGCCAAGGAGAACGCCACCGATGAGGAAATCGAGCACGCGCTGCGGGGCTCGTCGGCATGGGAATTCGTCCAAAAAATGCCGGACAAGATCGACACCAACATCGGCGAAAAAGGCATCCGCCTGTCCCAGGGCGAAAAGCAACGCCTGACCATTGCGCGCGTGCTGCTCAAGAACCCGCCGCTGGTGATTCTCGATGAGGCGACGGCCAGCGTGGACACCATTACAGAGCGCCAAATCCAGCAGGCGCTGGAGAACTTGATGAGCGAGCGCACGGTGCTCGTGATCGCGCACCGCCTGTCGACCATTCGCAAGGCCGACCAGATCGTCGTCCTCGAAAACGGCGGCATCCTGGAAAAGGGCACGCACGACGAACTGTTACTCAACGACGGCCGCTACGCGAATCTCTGGCTACACCAGGTCGACGTCATTCAGGAATATGAGGACGAGGAATTCGCGCGTAGCCGCCCATAG